The window GGTCTCCTTTGTTCAAAGAGTTTTCCTCCTTTGTTGGGATCACTGCTGTTGGATCGAATATGCAATGACGATTAGCATTGCCTCGCGGAGCCAGTCAAGCGAAATCCGCGCCAGTCGCACGATCCCGGCCCCCCAACCCGGCGACCAAGGACAAAGCCAGGCATTCGTCATCAGGGGATCCGCGAACCCTGCACTGCAAATAATATTGAAAAGCAAAAGATTGACGCATAGGCCGTGGAGGGCAGCAGAGAGTGCGGTGCATTTCAGGCGTCGTCCCCCTTGTATTTACGCCGTGGGAGCGGTTAGAGTTATTCGCCCTCACAGGAGAAACAATGGCGAAGAAGCCGCTGTGTATCGCTTTTCTCTGGCACATGCACCAGCCGGATTACGGCAATGAGGAGACCGGCGAGATCTATCTGCCCTGGACGAGGTTCCACGCCGTCAAGGATTACTACGACATGGGCGCTCTGGCGGCCCAGGTTCCGGGCATACACATCACCATTAATGTCGTGCCCTCCATGATGGATCAGCTCGAAGCCTACGCTCAGGGCTCAGCGCGGGAAACCTATGCAGCGCTCACGCTCCGCAAGGCCACGGAGCTCGATGAGCGAGAAAAGTCCTTTCTGCTCCGGAGTTTCTTTCAGCTCCCCTGGAAGCAGATGATTCTCCCCTATCCGCGCTACAAGGAGCTCCTCGATCGGCGCGGCTCGCCTGACGCCCAGGGCGAATACAGTGCCGCTCTGAAGCGCTACTCGAGCCAGGATTACCGCGATTTGCAGGTCTGGTTCAACCTCAGCTGGTGCGGCAATGAGTTGAGGCGCGATCCCGCAATCGCTGCGATGCTCCACAAGGGAAGGGACTTCACGGAGGAGGAGAAGGTGCACTTGCTGGACCTTCAGGCCGCCTTCATCGGCCGGATTCTTCCCCTCTATCGGAAGCTCCTTGAAGAGCACGGCGTGGAGATCTCCGTGTCTCCCTATTATCACCCGATTCTGCCGCTGCTGTTCGACAGCCGTTCGGCGCGCGAGGCCACACCCGACATCACACTGCCGGCCAACCAGTTCTCCTGCCCGGCGGATGCGCGCGAGCACGTGGCGCGCGCGCAGGGTCGTTTCCGGGAGGTTTTTGGGCAGGCGCCCCGGGGCATGTGGCCGTCCGAGGGATCCATCAGCGACGCAGCATCCGCGTTAGCTCAGGAAGCAGGGCTGCGCTGGCTGGCATCCGACGAAGGCGTGCTGCTGAATTCATTGAGGAAGTCGGGACACGGCGGCGGAGCGCTCACGCCGGAACAAAGGTGTTGTGTCTGGAGCCGCGCCGGGGGGCCGGCCCTCTTCTTCCGCGATCACGCCCTTTCGGACCTGATCGGATTCACCTACGGGCGCTGGAACACCGACGAGGCCGTCGGCGACTTCCTGCAGCGGCTGCGCTTGATCCACGACGCACTGCCGGATGATGGGCGCCATTACGTGGTGCCGGTGATCCTCGACGGAGAGAATGCGTGGGAGCATTACCCCCGAAATGGGGCGGAGTTCCTCGCGCTGCTCTACCGCAGGATGATGGAAGCCGACTTTCTGCGCACGGTGACCTTCTCCGAGTTTCTCGACCTGGAGGCACACCGGGAGCCGCTCGATACCATTGCCGCCGGCAGCTGGATTTACAGCTGCCTTACCACCTGGATCGGCCATCCGGAGAAGAACGCGGCGTGGGATGCCCTCACGGCTGCCCGCCAGGCGTTCGCGCGCCTTGAGCGCGAAATCACGGACACGCGGCAACGGGACAGGGCCCTCCAGGAAGTGATGATTGCCGAAGGGAGCGACTGGTTCTGGTGGTACGGCGACGACCACCAGACGGAGAACGCCGTCGAGTTCGACACCCTCTTCCGCAGCCATCTCAAAAACATCTATCGGCTGCTCGGTCAAGCCTGTCCCGCAGGGCTGGATGTTCCCATCAAGAAGGCGGATGTCCGGACGCAGTACCGGAATCCCGTTCACACCATGACGCCCCAATTGGATGGCAAGGTGACCGACTACTTCGAATGGCTGGCGGCCGGTTTTGCCACTCCTGCCGGCGGCGGAGCGATGCACCAGGTAGTGCGCCATCTGGAAAAGGTCTATTTCGGCTTCGACGCCGCTCGATTCTACATGCGCCTGGACTTCACAGGCGGGCTGCAAAAACTGCCGCCCCAGGTGTCGGTGCGACTGCACTTCATGGCGCCTAAGGAATGCCGGATGGTGGTGGATCGGTCCGCCGAGCGCTGGGACTGCAGCGAGTTCAGGTCTCCCGTCGCGGATCAGGCACCCACGGTGGCCGGCGCCAAAATTCTGGAGATCGGCATCCCGCTCAAGGCTCTCGGCGTCGCGGAGCCGGATGAAATCCGGTTCTTCATCGCGCTTTTCGAAAAGGACCGGGAGCTGGAGAGGTTTCCGTCCACGGGCCTCCTGGTCGTGCCGGTCGATCCCTGGCGCCTGGATGAACAGGAGTGGATAGTATAGATGGGCAAGGTCAGTCTTCCGCCGGATGAAATCATCTCGCTGATCACAAGGCTCAAACGTCTGGCGGGCAACCTCTGGTGGACGTGGAACCAGGATTGCCAGGATATTTTCCACGGTCTCTCACCGCGCGGGTGGCAGAACCTCTATCACAATGCGGTCGCGGTCCTTCACGAGGTATCGGATTATGAACTGGGAGTGCGCCTGCAGGATCCAAGGTTCGCTGCCCAGGTGCGCGGGGCGCTCAAATCCTTCGAGGCTTACTTGAACGACACCAACACGTGGGGTTTGCGGCACGCGCCCGCATTGCAGAAGCATCCGGTGGCGTATTTCACGGCCGAGTTCGGCTTTCACGAGACTCTGCCCATTGCCGCGGGCGGCCTGGGCATCCTGGCCGGGGACCACGCCCGCTCGGCCAGTGACCTCGGAATCGGCTTTGTGGGTGTCAGCCTGTACTATCGCGAGGGCTATTTCCAGCAGGCGATCAACCACGATAACTGGCAAACCGAGTACTATACTCTGCTGAATCCCAAGATCCTGCCGGTCGAGCCGGTCCTGAAAGCCGACGGCACCCCGCTTACCTGCTATGCGGACATCGACCTCAGCCGCGTCTGCTTCCAGGCCTGGCGTGTCAATGTCGGCCGTTGCCAGGTCTACCTGCTGGACTGCGATCGCCCTGAAAACGAGCAGCGCTACCGCGACCTGACGCTTCACGTGTACGGAGGCGACAACACGACCCGCATCATGCAGGAGCTGCTTCTCGGCATCGGCGGCGTGCGCCTCCTGCGCGCTCTCGGCGTCCAGCCGTTGGTGTATCACATCAACGAGGGGCACGTGGCCTTCCTGGCCGCCGAGCTGATGAGAGAGAAGATCGCCCAAGGTGCTTCCTTCGCCCAGGCCCTGGAGGCGACCAGGACTGAATGCCACTTCACCACTCACACACCGGTGGCGGCCGGACACGACCGTTTTTCGCCGGAACTGGTGCGTTATGCGTTCCACCGAATCCTGCCTCAAATGACCTCGTCCCCGGCGGAATTCCTGGCCCTGGGCCGGATTCATCCGGGGGATGCGAACGAGACCTTTTGCATGACCGTCCTGGCCCTGAGGGCTTCCCGCACCGCAAACGCGGTCAGCGAACTCCACGGGCAGGTGAGCAGAAAGATGTGGCACTCGCTCTATCCCGACCGCACCGTGGACGAAGTGCCGATCGGCCACATCACAAACGGCATCCACTTGCTGGGCTGGATGAAGGGGCCGGTGCGCAGCTTCTGGAAGCGCAAGCTCGGCGCGCGCTGGGCCCGTGAGATTCACACCCAGGCGTTCTGGGAGAAAATGCTCGATCCGGAGTTTGTGTCCGACGAAGAGCTTTGGTCGCTCCGCTACATGCTGCGCCGGGCTCTGATCGAGTACGCGCGGCGCCGCTCTCCGCACATGGGAGCGCACCGGTCGCAACCCGAGTTTATCCACCTCGATCCGCTGTTGAATCCCGACGCCCTGACGATCGGCTTCGCGAGGCGTTTCGCGACCTATAAACGCGCCCCGCTGGTTTTTCAGAAATTCGAGGACATCGCAAGAATGGCCACCGATCGCGAACGTCCCATCCAGTTCATCTTCGCCGGCAAGGCGCACCTGATGGATCACGAGGGCAAGCGCTACATCCAGCACATCCTTCCGCAACCATAATGCCTCGCAGCGGGCAATTCGACGGGGATCTTCACCATCACGGTGCGACCCGGACACTGCGGGCAAAAAGCAGCAGCGTTTGGGTTTTTTGGATGCGGCCATGCCGCGCCGTGTCGTTCGCCGCTGGCTTTTTCCCTGCTGTCTGTGTCGCAGCAGCGTTGAATTGGGGGGAAAGGAGTGTTAGGATTTCAGTTTAATGTTGACCTTGAGATTGATCACTGTGATTCGGCATCGCTGCTTTCCAGCAGAAATGCACAAACCTGAAACCTACCGATAAGCTTCCACTATATGCCTGAACTACGACACGATCCGATACAGAAACGGTGGGTCATCATCGCCTCCGAACGCGGCCGCCGACCCGACGATTTCCCGCGGCCGGAATTGGGCACAGCGGGCGGATTTTGTCCCTTCTGCGCGGGCAACGAGAGCAAGACGCCTCCGGAGATCGCAGCGATACGCTACGACGGACGGGGGCCGAATTCCCCAGGCTGGCAGGTGCGCGTAGTCCCCAACAAGTTTCCCGCGCTGCGCATCGAAGGCGAGCTGGATCGCAAAGGCATCGGCATCCACGACCGGATGAACGGGGTGGGCGCGCACGAAGTCATCATCGAGACTCCACGCCACGACCTGAGCCTGGCTGACATGCCGGTCGAGGATCTCAAGAAAGTGATCTGGATGTATCGCGAGCGTCTGATCGATTTGCTGCGTGATTTCCGCTTCAAGTACATCCTGATTTTCAAGAATTACGGGGCGGCCGCAGGAGCTTCCCTCCCGCACCCGCACACCCAGATCATTGCCACTCCCGTTACGCCTCTCACTATAGCGCAGGAGTTGTCCTCGGCAAGAGACCACTACCGTTATAAGGAGCGTTGCATCTTCTGCGATGTCATCGAGCAGGAGGTGGAGTCCGGGGAGCGCATCGTCATATCGAACGATCGTTTCGTCGCCCTCGCGCCCTACGCCTCGCGCTTCCCCTTCGAGCTTTTCTTGGCGCCACGGTACCACTACCACAGCTTTGCCGAAATCAGCGACGGCATGATCCATGACTTGGCGCTTGCGCTCAAGGAAGTGCTGTCGAGAATCAAGAAATGCCTGAACGACCCACCCTACAATTTTTTGATACATACCATTCCCAACGTGAGGGTGATGCCCAAGCGTACCGCTTATTGGGACACCATCGCGGTCGACTACCACTGGCACATCGAAATCATGCCTCGCCTTACCCGCATCGCCGGTTTTGAGTGGGGTACCGGTTTCTACATCAACCCCACGGCGCCGGAAGAAGCGGCCAAATACCTCCGGGAAGTAGAGCTATAATTAGTCACATGAGAAGCTCTTTGCGGGAGCTCCGGGAGCAGGCGGCAAAAAAACCGATTCCAGGTTCGCATGTACCCGAGGGGTGGCATGGCAAAACAGGATCGCAGGCACATTGTAACCTTCTCTGCTGAAGCTGCGCCTTACATCAAGGTGGGAGGGCTGGCAGATGTGGTCGGCGCTCTGCCAAAAATGCTCGAGAAACTAGGCGCGCAGGTTACCGTAGTCCTGCCCGCGTATCAGGTAATTGCCCGCGAGCAGTTCGGCATCCATCCCAGCGCCACCGTCCCCCCGTTCGACATCCTCGTGGGATCAGACGCCGTGCGCGTCGAGGTTGCCCAAACAGCCATGCCCGGAACAGGTGTGGAAGTGTTCTTTCTGGGCGGAGGAGGATATTTTTCGCGCGCAGGCGTTTATGACGACCCGGTGACCAAGGAAGGATATCCGGACAACATGCAGCGCCTTGCTTTCTACGCCAAGGCGGGCCTCGAACTGCTGCTCAGACTGGGACAGCCCGTGGACGTGGTCCATTGTCACGATTCGCAGACCGCGCTCATTCCAGGGTTGCTACGCACAGTGCATCTGAATGACCCTTTTTATCGCCAGACGGGGTGCCTCTTCACGATTCACAATCTGGCTTACCAGGGCCTGTACCCCAAAGAAGCCCTGCGCTGGGCAAGGATCGATCCCAGGCATTTTTCCACTCCTTCCCCTTTCGAGTTCTGGGGCAAGGTGAACTTCATGAAGATTGGCATCGAGACCGCCGACCTTGTGAATACCGTGAGTGAGACCTATGCGAAGGAGATCCAGTCCGGTCCCGAATACGGTTCTGGCTTGGAAGGGGTCCTGAAAATGAGGGCGAAGGATCTGTACGGAATCGTCAACGGCATCGATTATGACGAGTGGAACCCGGAGACTGACCCGCTGATCGCGGCGCGTTATTCCACTCAGGATCTCTCGGGCAAAGCCAGGTGCAAGGCCGCCCTGTTGCAGGCCATGAGGCTCCCTCAGCAAAAGGGGAGAGTTCCCCTGATCGGGATCATCTCGCGGCTGGCCGACCAGAAAGGCTTTGATCTGATCGGGGATGCCATCGAAGAAATCGCGGCTGCGGACCTGCAGATGGTCGTACTCGGAACCGGCCAGATCAAATACCATGAGCTGTTCGAGAACATCTCCTCCCGCTATCCGCGAAAAATCGCAGTCAAACTCGGGTTCGACAACCAGTTGGCCCATCAGATCGAGGCGGGCGCCGACATGTTCCTGATGCCTTCCAAGTACGAGCCCTGCGGGCTGAACCAGCTTTACAGCTTGCGTTACGGGACGGTCCCGATCGTGAGGTCTACCGGCGGGCTTGCCGACACGATCACGGATTACAATCTCCAGAGTGACAGCGGGACCGGGTTTGTTTTCAGGGATTACACCGCAGCGGAGATGATGACCACGATCGAGCGCGCACTCGTCGTCTTTGCAGATTCGGAGCGCTGGCGCCGACTCGTGGTGCGTGACATGCTGCAGCGCTGGTCCTGGGAGGAATCGGCGCGCAAGTACATGCAACTGTATGAGAAGATTTATCGGAGAAGACACGCCTGAAGATCGGGTGTGGATTTGTGTGGGAAACGCGGATCTTGATCCGCTTCCAGATTTTGGACTATGAGTGTGCAAGATCTTTCCCAGTCTGCTTTCGCAGCCGCCTCCCTGGAAGGTCGCCTCGCCGAGCTGACCATCCTCTACCACGTCAGCCACGCGCTCCAGAAAACGGTGGATGAAGAGAAGGCGCTGTACATCATCCTCGTCGGGGTCACGGCTGGAAGGGGCCTGGGCTTCAATCGCGCTTTCGTGTTGCTGCTGGATGAGGAGGCGAAGACGCTGCGCGGCCGGCTCGCCATCGGTCCCGAGACGCCGGAGGAAGCATTCGGAATCTGGCAGGATCTGCAGGAAAAACACGAATCCCTGGGCGACCTTCTGGACTCCATCCTCACCACAGAAATCAAGAAGGACAGGTGGGTTAACGAACTTGTTTCCCGCATACTGATCCCCCTGGGCGACGGCACGAGCCCGCTGGTCCGGATCCTGAAGTCTCACGAGTCCGCCCGTGCTGTCAAAGGCGTGTTCATGCCGCACGGCCTTCCCGTCGACGAGGAGTTGATCCGGCTGTTTGGCACGGATGAGTTCGCTGTAGCCCCACTTTTCCTTGCGGAAAAAGATCTGGGGCTCTTGATCGCCGATAACGCCATCGCACGTGTTCCGATCGACATCGCCACCCTCAGGCTCCTGGAAATATTCGCCCAGGAAGCGAGCGCAGCCATCCAGAATACCCGGCTCTACCAGCGCTTGATGGGTCAGATCAAAATCTCCGAGGGCCAAAACGTAACCTTGCGCGAAAGCCAGCAGCAGCTTCTGAAGGTGGAGAGGCTTTCGACCATGGGCAGGCTGGCTACCTTGCTGGCATTCAGAATCCGGGCTCCTCTGGCATCCATCGGAGGCTTTGCCAGAAGGCTGCTGCGCACGATGCCGCACCAGGATCCCCGAAGAGAAGAAATGGAGTTCATCGTATCGGACGTCTCCCGTCTGGAGAGGTTGGTCGAGGAGGTGCTCGCTTACCGCAGGATCTCCAATCCGGAGTTCAAGCCGACAGACGTCAACGCATTGGTGCAAAGCGTTCTCATCACGATGCAGGATGAGAC is drawn from Terriglobia bacterium and contains these coding sequences:
- a CDS encoding glycoside hydrolase — its product is MAKKPLCIAFLWHMHQPDYGNEETGEIYLPWTRFHAVKDYYDMGALAAQVPGIHITINVVPSMMDQLEAYAQGSARETYAALTLRKATELDEREKSFLLRSFFQLPWKQMILPYPRYKELLDRRGSPDAQGEYSAALKRYSSQDYRDLQVWFNLSWCGNELRRDPAIAAMLHKGRDFTEEEKVHLLDLQAAFIGRILPLYRKLLEEHGVEISVSPYYHPILPLLFDSRSAREATPDITLPANQFSCPADAREHVARAQGRFREVFGQAPRGMWPSEGSISDAASALAQEAGLRWLASDEGVLLNSLRKSGHGGGALTPEQRCCVWSRAGGPALFFRDHALSDLIGFTYGRWNTDEAVGDFLQRLRLIHDALPDDGRHYVVPVILDGENAWEHYPRNGAEFLALLYRRMMEADFLRTVTFSEFLDLEAHREPLDTIAAGSWIYSCLTTWIGHPEKNAAWDALTAARQAFARLEREITDTRQRDRALQEVMIAEGSDWFWWYGDDHQTENAVEFDTLFRSHLKNIYRLLGQACPAGLDVPIKKADVRTQYRNPVHTMTPQLDGKVTDYFEWLAAGFATPAGGGAMHQVVRHLEKVYFGFDAARFYMRLDFTGGLQKLPPQVSVRLHFMAPKECRMVVDRSAERWDCSEFRSPVADQAPTVAGAKILEIGIPLKALGVAEPDEIRFFIALFEKDRELERFPSTGLLVVPVDPWRLDEQEWIV
- the glgP gene encoding alpha-glucan family phosphorylase, with the protein product MGKVSLPPDEIISLITRLKRLAGNLWWTWNQDCQDIFHGLSPRGWQNLYHNAVAVLHEVSDYELGVRLQDPRFAAQVRGALKSFEAYLNDTNTWGLRHAPALQKHPVAYFTAEFGFHETLPIAAGGLGILAGDHARSASDLGIGFVGVSLYYREGYFQQAINHDNWQTEYYTLLNPKILPVEPVLKADGTPLTCYADIDLSRVCFQAWRVNVGRCQVYLLDCDRPENEQRYRDLTLHVYGGDNTTRIMQELLLGIGGVRLLRALGVQPLVYHINEGHVAFLAAELMREKIAQGASFAQALEATRTECHFTTHTPVAAGHDRFSPELVRYAFHRILPQMTSSPAEFLALGRIHPGDANETFCMTVLALRASRTANAVSELHGQVSRKMWHSLYPDRTVDEVPIGHITNGIHLLGWMKGPVRSFWKRKLGARWAREIHTQAFWEKMLDPEFVSDEELWSLRYMLRRALIEYARRRSPHMGAHRSQPEFIHLDPLLNPDALTIGFARRFATYKRAPLVFQKFEDIARMATDRERPIQFIFAGKAHLMDHEGKRYIQHILPQP
- the galT gene encoding galactose-1-phosphate uridylyltransferase, with amino-acid sequence MPELRHDPIQKRWVIIASERGRRPDDFPRPELGTAGGFCPFCAGNESKTPPEIAAIRYDGRGPNSPGWQVRVVPNKFPALRIEGELDRKGIGIHDRMNGVGAHEVIIETPRHDLSLADMPVEDLKKVIWMYRERLIDLLRDFRFKYILIFKNYGAAAGASLPHPHTQIIATPVTPLTIAQELSSARDHYRYKERCIFCDVIEQEVESGERIVISNDRFVALAPYASRFPFELFLAPRYHYHSFAEISDGMIHDLALALKEVLSRIKKCLNDPPYNFLIHTIPNVRVMPKRTAYWDTIAVDYHWHIEIMPRLTRIAGFEWGTGFYINPTAPEEAAKYLREVEL
- the glgA gene encoding glycogen synthase GlgA, giving the protein MAKQDRRHIVTFSAEAAPYIKVGGLADVVGALPKMLEKLGAQVTVVLPAYQVIAREQFGIHPSATVPPFDILVGSDAVRVEVAQTAMPGTGVEVFFLGGGGYFSRAGVYDDPVTKEGYPDNMQRLAFYAKAGLELLLRLGQPVDVVHCHDSQTALIPGLLRTVHLNDPFYRQTGCLFTIHNLAYQGLYPKEALRWARIDPRHFSTPSPFEFWGKVNFMKIGIETADLVNTVSETYAKEIQSGPEYGSGLEGVLKMRAKDLYGIVNGIDYDEWNPETDPLIAARYSTQDLSGKARCKAALLQAMRLPQQKGRVPLIGIISRLADQKGFDLIGDAIEEIAAADLQMVVLGTGQIKYHELFENISSRYPRKIAVKLGFDNQLAHQIEAGADMFLMPSKYEPCGLNQLYSLRYGTVPIVRSTGGLADTITDYNLQSDSGTGFVFRDYTAAEMMTTIERALVVFADSERWRRLVVRDMLQRWSWEESARKYMQLYEKIYRRRHA